A segment of the bacterium genome:
CCGCGAAATTATGAACCCGCTTAGCGGAGCTACAATGGGCGTGGGCTTGTAGGCCGCCTCCCAGTAAGCCTTATCCTTCTCGTCGGCGGAGTTGACGGCGTCCAGGATTGTCGCCCGGTCGGTCGAACTTACCCAGGCAATAATCGCGCCTTTGTTGACCCGGTCGCCCTCGTTGACCATGATCTGCTCGATCCGTCCGGCCACTTGGGAGTTGATGTCAAGCTGGTTCCTAGGCTCAACCGAACCGTTGACCTTAAACTCGAACGCAATATCGCCCCTGGTGGGCAGGCAGACCGCCGCCTCGATGGTGCGCTTGGCCTGCTGATATTTCCAGACAGCCCGCACCGACAGGATGATTATCACGACACCCAAGATGATCCCCACCCATAGCAGCACCTTTTTCACGTTATTCTCCTTCGCCCATAATATTTGCTAATTTCGCTCGTAACAGGATCGCATTTTTCCGGGATGACAGCATGTTTTTCTTGGCGTTCACATAATCAGTCTCAACCGAATACCATTCGGTGTAGGTAGCCAATCCATTCATATACTTCCGGGAAGTGATTAGCGACTGTTCCTTCGAGGCTGCCAGGTACTTTTCGTTGATGATAATGTTCTCCACGGCCCGAAGCAAGTCGTTTCGAGCTGACTGAATCGAGGCATTGATCGTCAACGCGGTTTTCTCGAAGGTATGTTCCGACATCGCCATGCTGTTCCGAGCGGTGTTCACTTGGTATTTGTTCGTCAGGCTTCCAGTGAGGGGATAGGACAGGCTCAAACCGACGTTCCACCCCCCATAATCCGGCGGGAAGGTCGATCCGCGCATACTGTAGCCGCTGGACAGTGATACATCGGGATAATATCCGCTCTTCGCCTGGCGGATTTTTAACTTCGTCGATTCCAGCTTGTACTTCGATAAGCGGTACTCCGGGACGGTACCGAGCACGGAATCACCGGATGCCATAGAGGGCAGACTATCGACCACCAGACTACCTGTTACAGTAAACGTATCGCTGGCACCGATGCCAATGTTCCTCATCAATTCCAGCATCGCCGAAATGCTGTCCCGCTTGGCGTTGGCCAGCTCATAGTCGGCCTGGAGCTTATCGGCTTCCATCCGTAGCATCGCCCCCCTGTCCTCCCTACCCGCCTGGTATTTCAGCTTGACCAAGTTATAATTATCCGTCCGCTGTTTCTGGATATTCTGCCACAAGGCCAGCATTTCCTGGGTTGTTAGCAGGTTAATATAGCTGGTTTTTAAACCGTACAGCACGTCTGAATATGTCCGGAAGTAATTCTCCCGCTCGATCGCCTTATTAACCTTCTGAATCTGGAGCTCAGTGACGTCGCTGAATCCCGAGAATACCGGGAGGCTTCCGGAAATCCCCAGGGCATAGGCGTCTGATGTGCCCCCTTCATCCCCCCCCGACAGTGAATACCCTGCCGAAGTGGACAGCTTTGGGTACAGGTTGGTAGCCGCCTTGGAATACTCGATCTCCGCCTGTTTGATGGATAGTTCGGCATTCTTTAGATCCTGGTTATGGGTCTTGGCGAGGACAACAATGTCGTCCCAACCGAGCGTCACCCCTTGGACAGTGGAACTAAGCACAAGCAGAAAGAATAACCCCGCTATCTTTGTTTTACCCGTCATTTGATTACCTCATACATTTCTGCATTATCAACGTCATTAAACAAGACCCTCTGCCGGCATTACCCTCACCGGAGGGAATAAATAGCCGTAGAAGGCCGTGCACTGGTTTGGTACTTACAGGATTAGACTTTATCCGGGCCGTAAAGGTTTAAAGTAAATCGTGATTGTAGCATAATTTGCTTCGATTGAAAAGGAGTATTCATAGGTTGGTTTTCCTTTGTTATGGTTAATAATGAATCTACCAATTTGACAACCTCAGGGTAATAAAAAGGTCCTTCACATTATGAGACGGGGCTGTGAGCGGTGGAGTGGGGTAATTCGATTATTCTACCTTTTTGACTACAATTTTCTTCCTAATATCTGGGATGTGGATATAGCCTTTGTATTCACAGATCACGGTTCAGACCTGCAGGACGATAATCAGCCATATAAAAGAGGACTGAAGTTATCTTCAGTCCTCTTTTTATTTAGACTATCTTCATCGGTGTTATTCGGCTTCCCGCTTGAACCTCTGCTCGAACACCGTATAAAGCGCCGGCACGAAGAACAGGGTCAGGGCGGTGGACACCGTCAGGCCGCCGATCACCGCAATGGCCAGCGGGGCCTGGGTGGACTCGCCGCCCAAACCGATGGCCATCGGTATCAGGCCGATGACGGTGGTCAGGGTGGTCATAAGGATCGGCTTCAGCCGGGTGCGCCCGGCCCTGATCACCGCCTGGTGCAGCTCCACCCCCTTCTGCCTCAGGTGGTTGGTATAGTCCACCAGCAGGATGCCGTTGCTGACCACGATCCCGACCATCACGATGATGCCCTGGAACGAGGTCACCGACAGGGTGGTGCCGGTCAGAAACAGCGTCCAGAAGACGCCGACGATGCCCAGCGGCACGGTGAACATGATGATGAACGGATCCAGCAGCGACTGGAACTGCGAGGCCATCACCACGTAGACCAGCAGGATAGCCAGCAGGAAGGCCAGCATCAGGTCGCGGAAGGTCTTCTGTTGCTGCTCCACGTTGCCCTTGAGTTTGACGGTGAACCCGGCCGGCACCGCCAGCTTGGCCAGCCTGCGGTTGATGTCCCCGGCTACGGCCCCCAGCGAACGGCCGGAGACGTTGGCGGTGACGTTGACCAGCCGCTCCTGGTTCTTGCGGGTGATCTGGACCGGGGCCAGGGTCCGGGTCACGGTGGCCACGCTGCCCAAAAGCACCGGCTGTCCGCCGGCCCCGGGCACTATTATCCTGGCCAGGTCGCCGGGACTGGAACGGAAGCGTTCGTCCAGCCGCACCAAAATGTTGTAGGAATTCCCGGTGACCGGGTCGGTATACAGCGAGGCCACCGTGCCGCCCATGCAGGTATTGATGGTATTGGCAATGTCGGAAACGCTGACCCCCAGCACCCCGGCCTTGTCCCGGTCGATCTTCACCCGCAGTTCGGGCAGGTTGTCCTCCCGGCTGACCTGGACGTCGGTGGCCCCCGGCACCGACCGGACGACCTCCGCCACCTCGGCTGCCAGCTTGGAACCGGCGGCCAGGTCAAATCCCTGGACCTCCACGTCGATCGGCGCCCCGGCTCCGAAATTCAGCAGGAAGCGCAGGAAGCCGCCCTGGCTCAGGAATACCGTGGCTCCGGAGGTCTTCATCAGCCGGGGACGGATGTCCTTGATGATCTGGAACACCGAGCGCCGGCGGGCATGGGGCGGTTTCAGGGTTATCTGGATCCCGGCCGCGTGGCTGCCCGAGTTCCGGCCGCCGCCGCCGCCGGGCGGGGCCCCCATCTCCGAGATCATGGTCTCGATCTCGGGGACGGTCTCCTGCAGGGTCTTTTCGATGCCGGCCACCACCGTGTCGGTCTGCTCGGTGCGCGAGCCCACCGGCAGCCGCACCGAAACGCTCATCTGGCTCTCGTCCTGGTCCGGAAAGAATTCCGATCCGATGAAGAACAGCAATAGTCCGGACAAAAGAGCCGCCCCGGAGATCCCCAAAATTATCTTCCGGCGGTGGCCCAGGGTCCAGCGCAGCCTGGCCTCATACCAGTCGTCGAGCTTCTCGATCCAGTCATGGGCCTTGACCTTGACCCTTTCCCACAATTTGGAGGAGTCCCGTTCCAGCGGGGCCTCCGGCGGCAGGTATTTCAGGCACATCAGCGGCGTCACGGTGCGGGACACGAAGAACGAGCCGAACAGGGCCACCGCGATGGTGATGGTCAGGGGAACGAACAGCAGCTTGGCCACCCCGGATAGAAAGACCACCGGCAGAAAGACGATGACCGTGGTCAGGGTGGAAACCAGGATCGGGGCCGCCACTTCCTGGGCCGCCTCCAGGGTGGCCTGGATCTTGCTTTGGCCGGGGATCCGCAGGTTGTAGTGGCGGGAGATGGCCTCCAGCTCCACGATGGAGTCGTCCACCAGCCGGCCCACCGCCAGGGCCAGCCCGCCGAAGGTCATGATGTTCAGGGTGACGTTGCCGAACCGGAACATGATGAAGGTGATCAGGATCGACAGGGGGATGGCCGTCACCACGATCAGCGTCCCCTTGATGTTGCGCAGGAACAGCAGGATGATCAGCATGGCCAGCAGGGCCCCCAGCAGGGCCTCCCGGGCCAGCCCGTCGATGGTCTGGCGGATGTACCGCGACTGGTCCCCGGTCAATGACATTTTGACGGTGGCCGGGATCCCGGTCAGCTTGGGCATGGCCCGCTTGACGTTGTCCACCACCGCCACGGTGTTGGCGTTGGCCAGTTTCTGGATCCTCAGTATCAGCCCTGGCTGGCCATTGATCCGGGTGAGCTGGGTCTGCTCCTCATAGCTGTCCTCCACTCTGCCGACGGCCCGGATCCGGACCGGCACCCCGCCCACGGTCTTGACCACGATGTTCTCCATCGGCTGGACCAGGTTGAAACGGCTCTCGGTCTTAAGGGAATAGTCGAAGGGGCCGGACTTGATGTCGCCCGAGGGCACGATCACGTTGGCGTTGGCGATGGCGGTCAGCACCGCCTGCACCGGAATCTGCAAGGCCTGAAGCCGGTTGCGGTCCAGAGTAACGTGGATCTCCCGCACCCGGCCGCCCGAAACCGGGGCCGAGGCCACCCCCGGCAGGTGCTCGATCTGGGGCTCGATGACATTGAGGGACAGGTCGTAGAGGTCGCGCTCGTCCAGGTCTCCGAAGACCACGATGTTGCAGACCGCCTGCGAGGTGACGTCAAAGCGCTGGACGGTGGGCAGGGAGACGCCGTCCGGCAGCCTCCGCTGGGCCCGGTTCACCCTCTGGATCACATCCACCATGGCCACGTCGGTGTTGGTGCCCCAGTTGAAGTTGATCCGCACCTGGGAGCTGCCCTCCCGGGTGGTGGACTGGATGTAGTCCACGTTGCTGACCGAGCTGACAGCCCGCTCGATGGCCGTGGTCACGGTCTGCTCCATGTCCAGCGGGCTGGCCCCGGGATAGGAGGTGGAGACGGTGACCGTGGGGATGCTGATGTCCGGCAGCAGATC
Coding sequences within it:
- a CDS encoding TolC family protein, whose translation is MTGKTKIAGLFFLLVLSSTVQGVTLGWDDIVVLAKTHNQDLKNAELSIKQAEIEYSKAATNLYPKLSTSAGYSLSGGDEGGTSDAYALGISGSLPVFSGFSDVTELQIQKVNKAIERENYFRTYSDVLYGLKTSYINLLTTQEMLALWQNIQKQRTDNYNLVKLKYQAGREDRGAMLRMEADKLQADYELANAKRDSISAMLELMRNIGIGASDTFTVTGSLVVDSLPSMASGDSVLGTVPEYRLSKYKLESTKLKIRQAKSGYYPDVSLSSGYSMRGSTFPPDYGGWNVGLSLSYPLTGSLTNKYQVNTARNSMAMSEHTFEKTALTINASIQSARNDLLRAVENIIINEKYLAASKEQSLITSRKYMNGLATYTEWYSVETDYVNAKKNMLSSRKNAILLRAKLANIMGEGE
- a CDS encoding efflux RND transporter permease subunit; translated protein: MWLTRLALKYPISTFLFAVTILVLGLVSLSQLPIDLLPDISIPTVTVSTSYPGASPLDMEQTVTTAIERAVSSVSNVDYIQSTTREGSSQVRINFNWGTNTDVAMVDVIQRVNRAQRRLPDGVSLPTVQRFDVTSQAVCNIVVFGDLDERDLYDLSLNVIEPQIEHLPGVASAPVSGGRVREIHVTLDRNRLQALQIPVQAVLTAIANANVIVPSGDIKSGPFDYSLKTESRFNLVQPMENIVVKTVGGVPVRIRAVGRVEDSYEEQTQLTRINGQPGLILRIQKLANANTVAVVDNVKRAMPKLTGIPATVKMSLTGDQSRYIRQTIDGLAREALLGALLAMLIILLFLRNIKGTLIVVTAIPLSILITFIMFRFGNVTLNIMTFGGLALAVGRLVDDSIVELEAISRHYNLRIPGQSKIQATLEAAQEVAAPILVSTLTTVIVFLPVVFLSGVAKLLFVPLTITIAVALFGSFFVSRTVTPLMCLKYLPPEAPLERDSSKLWERVKVKAHDWIEKLDDWYEARLRWTLGHRRKIILGISGAALLSGLLLFFIGSEFFPDQDESQMSVSVRLPVGSRTEQTDTVVAGIEKTLQETVPEIETMISEMGAPPGGGGGRNSGSHAAGIQITLKPPHARRRSVFQIIKDIRPRLMKTSGATVFLSQGGFLRFLLNFGAGAPIDVEVQGFDLAAGSKLAAEVAEVVRSVPGATDVQVSREDNLPELRVKIDRDKAGVLGVSVSDIANTINTCMGGTVASLYTDPVTGNSYNILVRLDERFRSSPGDLARIIVPGAGGQPVLLGSVATVTRTLAPVQITRKNQERLVNVTANVSGRSLGAVAGDINRRLAKLAVPAGFTVKLKGNVEQQQKTFRDLMLAFLLAILLVYVVMASQFQSLLDPFIIMFTVPLGIVGVFWTLFLTGTTLSVTSFQGIIVMVGIVVSNGILLVDYTNHLRQKGVELHQAVIRAGRTRLKPILMTTLTTVIGLIPMAIGLGGESTQAPLAIAVIGGLTVSTALTLFFVPALYTVFEQRFKREAE